The following are from one region of the Bradyrhizobium septentrionale genome:
- a CDS encoding MASE1 domain-containing protein encodes MERAGFAKAKIFAFGDARSVAAYAAEILIIAAIYGGLAESARLVPAINPTATPLWPPTGLALALVLLRGYRIWPAILVGAVSPCLMADRSLLEFGAAGIGSLLAAFAGTWLIGRWSNGSQTFATSSGVAKFAIICFAPTTIISSTIALAGVTLANESSLSDSVVAGLTWWLADAAAAPVIAPVIVLWATMPLRIFSKWNLLASITVAALAGIIGLVAYSPLIGSDLVSNDLEVLLPHRSLLGFLVLLPLIWAGLRGGRCTVATAALIFIGVAVWGFSVGNDPFPKMDPNGALLSLLMLSISVSAPPLALAAAIATHQTREAHLLSVQDQLNGQLERKALALDNIRRHFQTLIEGVVDYAIFALDREGHVTSWNSTAQKITGYTSEEIVGKHFGIFYRPDERRAGSPTHALESAIEGGKYDVEGWRIRKNGTPFFITGSVSSSRDDAGNLIGFISILRDATERRDAEEKLVQAREQLAMSQKMEAIGKLTGGIAHDFNNLLMIIGGSAQIFQRLLDPKLPKAIEAIQTAAKRGESLTRQLLTFSRHQHLSPTVVDLNASIKNMRTMIESSLRGNIVYNENVGDGVAPVKVDLAELELAIVNIAVNARDAMTSGGTFTLSVHAVIADQDTGGDRRGKAFFAITLGDTGTGIPPNLLSKMFDPFFTTKEVGKGTGLGLSQVYGFAHQAGGTVTADSKVGQGTTITIYLPSCADEQITSKELAAARARPRQPQRQTVLVVDDSPEVADVTSSLFEHLGYETIYRDSAEAALKLLDTGTKIDLVFSDIVMPGTIDGVGLAREVRSRYPGLPIALTTGYSDAAKAAPPSLRILRKPFDTEALRDFIQDLAPPRSARSSGIPLASGTTDAVRRS; translated from the coding sequence ATGGAAAGGGCAGGGTTCGCCAAGGCCAAGATTTTCGCTTTTGGCGACGCGCGGAGCGTTGCCGCCTACGCGGCCGAAATCCTGATCATTGCCGCGATTTATGGTGGCCTTGCCGAATCCGCGCGGTTGGTTCCGGCGATCAATCCAACCGCGACACCGCTATGGCCACCAACCGGGCTTGCGCTCGCGCTGGTCCTGCTGCGCGGCTACCGGATCTGGCCCGCGATCCTGGTGGGGGCCGTTTCTCCCTGCCTCATGGCCGACCGATCGCTCCTGGAGTTTGGCGCCGCCGGGATCGGCAGCCTGCTTGCTGCATTTGCCGGGACATGGCTGATTGGCCGCTGGTCGAACGGTAGCCAGACGTTTGCCACATCGTCGGGTGTCGCAAAGTTTGCGATCATTTGCTTTGCGCCGACCACGATCATCAGCTCAACCATCGCCTTGGCCGGTGTCACGCTCGCCAACGAATCGAGCTTGTCCGATTCCGTCGTCGCCGGGTTGACCTGGTGGCTTGCGGACGCTGCTGCGGCCCCGGTGATTGCTCCTGTCATCGTGCTCTGGGCGACGATGCCCTTACGCATTTTTTCCAAATGGAACTTGTTGGCATCGATCACGGTCGCTGCCCTCGCGGGTATCATCGGGCTCGTTGCTTACAGCCCGCTCATCGGGAGCGACCTCGTCAGCAACGACCTCGAGGTGTTGCTGCCGCATCGGAGCCTTCTGGGCTTTCTGGTCTTACTCCCCTTGATCTGGGCCGGCCTGCGCGGCGGTCGATGCACCGTGGCGACGGCCGCGCTGATTTTCATCGGAGTGGCCGTGTGGGGATTCTCGGTGGGGAATGATCCATTTCCGAAAATGGATCCGAATGGAGCGCTGCTATCCTTGCTCATGCTTTCGATCAGCGTATCGGCGCCGCCGCTTGCCTTGGCCGCGGCAATCGCGACGCACCAGACCAGGGAAGCCCATTTGCTTTCTGTCCAGGACCAACTGAACGGTCAACTTGAACGGAAAGCCTTGGCGCTCGACAACATCAGACGGCACTTCCAAACCCTTATCGAAGGCGTTGTCGACTATGCAATTTTTGCGCTTGATAGAGAAGGACATGTGACGAGCTGGAATAGCACCGCTCAAAAGATCACCGGTTACACCTCGGAAGAAATCGTAGGCAAGCACTTCGGGATATTTTATCGGCCGGATGAACGCCGCGCGGGTTCGCCGACACACGCGCTGGAGTCGGCAATCGAAGGAGGCAAGTACGACGTAGAGGGTTGGCGTATCAGAAAGAATGGTACGCCGTTTTTCATCACCGGCTCGGTCTCTTCGAGCCGTGATGACGCAGGAAATCTGATCGGTTTCATCAGTATCCTGCGCGACGCGACGGAGCGACGCGACGCCGAGGAGAAGCTGGTCCAGGCGCGCGAACAGCTCGCGATGTCCCAGAAAATGGAGGCAATCGGCAAGCTGACTGGCGGGATTGCCCATGACTTCAACAATCTGTTGATGATCATCGGAGGCAGCGCCCAGATATTTCAACGCCTGCTTGATCCAAAACTGCCAAAAGCGATCGAAGCCATACAAACCGCAGCCAAACGCGGCGAAAGTCTCACGCGCCAATTGTTGACATTCTCCCGTCACCAGCATCTCAGCCCGACGGTCGTTGATCTCAATGCGTCCATCAAGAACATGCGGACCATGATCGAGAGCTCGCTGCGCGGCAACATCGTGTACAACGAGAACGTTGGTGACGGTGTTGCGCCGGTCAAGGTGGACCTCGCCGAGCTGGAACTTGCGATCGTCAACATCGCCGTCAATGCGCGAGACGCAATGACAAGCGGCGGCACGTTCACGTTATCCGTCCACGCGGTGATCGCAGATCAGGACACCGGCGGCGATCGCCGTGGCAAGGCCTTCTTTGCGATAACACTGGGCGACACGGGCACCGGTATTCCGCCGAATCTTCTGTCCAAGATGTTCGATCCATTCTTCACGACCAAAGAGGTCGGCAAGGGGACCGGGCTCGGTTTGTCTCAGGTTTATGGTTTTGCGCACCAGGCGGGCGGAACGGTGACGGCAGACAGCAAGGTTGGACAGGGAACAACGATCACAATCTATTTGCCGTCCTGCGCAGACGAGCAGATCACCAGCAAAGAGCTCGCCGCTGCCCGGGCAAGGCCAAGGCAGCCGCAGCGGCAGACGGTTCTCGTTGTCGACGATAGCCCCGAAGTGGCGGATGTGACATCCTCGCTGTTCGAGCATCTGGGTTATGAAACCATCTATCGAGATTCAGCCGAAGCGGCATTGAAATTGCTCGATACCGGTACAAAGATCGATCTCGTCTTCAGCGATATCGTGATGCCAGGGACCATCGATGGCGTCGGGCTCGCGAGAGAAGTTCGGTCGCGATATCCCGGTTTGCCGATAGCCCTTACGACCGGTTACAGCGATGCCGCAAAAGCAGCTCCGCCAAGCCTGAGAATACTCCGCAAGCCGTTCGATACCGAGGCACTGAGAGATTTTATCCAGGATCTTGCGCCGCCGAGATCAGCGCGATCATCCGGCATACCCTTGGCGTCAGGCACGACTGACGCCGTGCGCAGAAGTTGA
- the napE gene encoding periplasmic nitrate reductase, NapE protein gives MVVADGDAGARRRQTRMEIFAFLFLTAILMPGLAVATVGSYGLAVWIYQMVAGPPGPPPPH, from the coding sequence ATGGTGGTCGCAGACGGCGACGCAGGTGCGCGGCGTCGCCAAACCCGGATGGAAATCTTCGCTTTCCTGTTCCTGACCGCCATCCTGATGCCGGGGCTCGCGGTCGCGACGGTGGGGTCATACGGACTGGCGGTCTGGATCTACCAAATGGTAGCCGGCCCTCCCGGTCCGCCGCCGCCGCATTGA
- a CDS encoding chaperone NapD, translating to MLKTAINRRTLITGRALTAERVVAPPGGEIASILVQARPERLDAVEADILALSGCEIFGRDPRGKLVVVVDAPNAGALGATLNMIALLPHVHSASLVFHAIDVC from the coding sequence GTGCTCAAGACCGCGATCAATCGCCGTACGCTGATCACCGGCCGCGCCTTGACGGCGGAGCGCGTCGTGGCGCCACCCGGCGGCGAGATCGCCAGCATCTTGGTCCAGGCCCGGCCCGAGCGCCTTGATGCGGTCGAGGCCGACATCCTCGCCCTTTCCGGCTGCGAGATTTTTGGCCGCGACCCCAGAGGCAAGCTCGTCGTGGTGGTCGACGCACCCAATGCTGGTGCGCTCGGCGCGACGCTGAACATGATCGCTCTGTTACCGCACGTCCATTCCGCCTCGCTCGTGTTTCACGCCATCGACGTCTGCTGA